CATCGCGGGTGACCTCGCGCTCGACTCGCTCGCGCTCACCGAGCTGCTCGTGGCCCTCGAGGCGAAGGTGGGGATCATCGAGCCGCAGGCGCTGCAGGCCTGCCGCACCGTGGCCGACGTCGAGGAGCTGATCGGCGCCGAGCGACCCAGCCTCCGCCCCGCGCGCGCCGAGACCTCGAGCCGCTACCGCATCGAGGGTCGGGCCAAGCCCACGGCGGGCGACGGAGACGACGCCGCGTTCACGCTCCCTCCAGAGCTCCAGACCGCGGGCAAGCGGCTCATCGGCAAGCTCCAAGACGCCTTCTACGGCCAGGTGATGAGCCCGCGGGTGTCGGGCCGGGCGTTCATCCCCCACAACCGCAACGTGCTCGTCGTCGCGAACCACGCGAGCCACCTCGACATGGGCTTCGTGCGGCACGCGCTCGGCAAGTACGGCGAGGACGTGGTCACGCTCGCCGCTCAGGACTACTTCTTCGAGAAGGGCAGCGTGAAGCGCGCCTTCTTCGAGAACCTCACGAACCTGAAGGCGATCGATCGCAAGAGCGGCCTCCGCGCGAGCGAGCGGCAGGCCGGCGAGGTGCTCTCGCGCGGCAAGACCGTGCTCATCTTCCCCGAGGGCACGCGCAGCCCCGACGGCGACGTCCACGAGTTCAAGTCGTTCCTCGGCCACCTCGTGCTCACGTACAACGTCGACGTGCTGCCCATCTTCGTCGGCGGCACGCGCGACGCGATGGGCAAGGGCGCGAAGCTGCCCACCAAGCGCGAGATCTTCGCGCGCATCGGCCCCGCGCTGACCGTGAAGGACCTCCGCCGGCTCACCCACGGGATGTCCTACGGCGACGCGTCGCGCGAGGTCGCGAAGCTCGCCCGCGCGGCGGTGCTCGCGCTCCGCGGCGAAGATGTGCTCGACCTGTCGAGGCTCGAGACCCTCTCCGAGCAGAAGAAGCAGGAGCACCCGCTCGTGACGCTCTTCGCCGAGCTCGAGACCAAGTTCCGCCCCGACCGCGTGGAGCGGCCGGTGTCGTTCTATTTCACGCTCGGCGGCGAGGACGCCGCCAAGTGGACCGTCCGCGTGGCGGGGCCACAAGGCGCCACCTGCGAGATCAAGCAGGGCAAGCCCGAAGGCGGCACCGCCGACTGCGTGCTCAAGACCAGCCCCGAGATCTTCACGAAGATCGTGAACGGGTACACGCCGAGCCCGGCGGAGTTCATCTCGGGCGCCATCAAGTCGAACGACGTGAGCCTCCTCATGGAGTTCCAGAAGGTGTTCGCGCTCGCCTGAGCGTCCGCGCCTCATCCGCTTTCCATCCGCTCGCACCGCCGCTCACCGCCGCTCACCGCATCGCGCCTCAGGAGCTGACATGACCCGCGTACTCGTCACTGGAGCGACCGGCTTCCTCGGCGCACACCTCGTCGCGAACCTGCTCGAACGAGGCGATGACGTCGTCGCGCTCTGCCGCGACGAGAGCCCCCGCCTCGCGGTGGCCGGACGCACCGCCACGGTGGCCCGCGGCGACGTGCTCGACGCCGAGAGCGTGCGTCGCGCCGCCGAAGGTTGCGAGGGCGTCTACCACGCCGCCGGCCGCGTCTCGCGCGACCCCGGCGACGCCGAGGCGCTCCACCGGCTCCACGTGGAGGGCACGAAGACCACCCTCGACGCGTGCAGGGCGGCCGGTGTTCGGCGAGCCATCGTGGCCTCCACGAGCGGCACGGTCGCGGTCTCCGACGACGAGGACCGCGTGTCGACCGAGGCCGACGAGGCCCCGATCGGCCTCTTGAACCGGTGGCCCTACTACCGCTCCAAGCTCTTCGCCGAGCGCGCGGCACTCGAGAGAAATTCCAATGATTTCGAGGTAATGAGCGTCAACCCGACGCTGCTCCTCGGTCCTGGTGATCTGCGCGGCTCGTCGACGGAGGACGTGCGTCTGTTCCTCGAGCGTCGCATCCCCGCGGTGCCCCCGGGCGGCCTCTCGTACGTCGACGTGCGCGACGCCGCGCTCGGCATGGTGCTCGCGATGGAGCGCGGCCGACCCGGCGCGCGGTACCTGCTCGGCGCGAGCAACGTCACGCTTCGCGAATTCTTCGCGCGGCTCGAGCGCATCTCCGGCGTGCCCGCGCCCTCGCTCCCCTTGCCGCGCGCCCCGGGCTTCGCCAAGGTCGGCACGTCGCTCGCGGAGAAGCTCCTCGGGCGCCTCGGGGTGAGCCTCCCGGTCGATCCGGTGAGCTTCGACATGGCGCAGTTCTACTGGTACCTCGACGCCTCGCTCGCGGAGGCCGAGCTCGGGTGGTTCCCGCGCGATCCCATCGTGACGCTGACCGACACCGTGCGCGATCTGCAGGAGCGCGGCGTGGTGTGGCCCGAGCCCAACTTCGTCCGCAAGAGCACCTTGGGCAACATCGAGCGGCTGGCGCGCGGCGCCTTCGCGGGCGAGCGCGACGAGGACCGCCCGTGACCAAGCCGGTGCTCGTGGTCAACCCGTCGTCGGGCGGGGGAAAGACCGGCAAGACGTTCGGCGCGATGCGCGAGACGATCGAGCGGCGCCTCGGCCCGTGCGAGGTGCGCGAGACGGCGCGCGTGGGTCACGCGATCGAGCTCGCGCGCGACGCGGCGCTCGGCGGCGCGGCGCTGGTCGTCGCGGTGGGCGGCGACGGCACGTTCAACGAGGTCGTGAACGGCCTCATGTTGGCCAAGGCGCAGGGCGCCGAGCCCGAGCTCGGGCTCATCGCGCAGGGCACTGGCGGGGACTTCCGGCGCACGCTCGGCCTCGAGCATCGACTCGACGTCTACCTCGACGCCCTCAGCGAAGGGGCCACGCGGCGCATCGACGTGGGGCTCCTCACGCACGAAGGGGACAAGACCCGATACTTCGTGAACATCCTCTCGGTGGGCATGGGCGGCCTCGTCGATCGCTACGTCGCCGACGCGTCGCGCGCCCTCGGCGGCACCGCGGCGTACTTCGGCGCGTCGCTGCGCGCCCTCGTCAACGCGAAGGTGGGCCGGGTGCGCTGCAAGGTCACCCGCGGCGGCGTGACCACGGAGCGCACCGTGGAGACCCTCATGCTCGCCATCTGCAACGGCCGCTACTTCGGCTCGAGCATGATGGTGGCGCCGATGGCCGAGCTCGACGACGGCGTGTTCGAGCTGGTCGCCCTGGGGAACACGTCGAAGGTGGGCTTCGCGCTCACCTCGAAGCGCATCTACGACGGCGGCCACATGAAGGACCCAAGCACCGTCCACATGACCGGGGACACCTTCGAGCTCGCGCTCGAGAACCCGGACGCGCGCGCTCAGTTCCTGATCGATCTGGACGGCGAGCCCCTGGGGGGGCTCCCGATCACCGTCAAGCTCGTCCCCGGAGCGCTCGCGCTCCGAGGACGTTAGCCGCAGTCGTTAGAACCTAGGTCGCGCGGCGCGCGCCGACCGCCTCGCCGGGCCCACTCTCAGCGCTTCGGGGCGCCGGCGCGGCGCGCCTGGGAGCGCCCGCCTCCGTGGCGGCCTTCGCGCCGGGCGGCCCGAATCTCGTCGGCCTCGGCCTGGGTCACCGTGCCGTCGGCCGTGGCCCGGGCGATCGCGGCTTGCACCTTCACGACGCGCGCCTCGAACCGCGCCCGAACCGACGCGGCCTTCTTCGCGTCGAGCTTCTTCTCCACGATCCGCGCCTCGAGCTTCGTCCGCATCTTCGCGACGCGAGCGTCGTGGTGGCTCTGGAACGTGGAGGCGGCGACCGGGAACTGCATCTTCGGGTGGGCAGGGGTCCGCTCCGCCGCGCCGGCAACGAGCGAGAAGGTGAGGACGGGGACGGCGAGGAGGAGAGCAAAAATGGAGCGCTTCATGGTCGTTTACCTCGGTGTGGGGTGCCGCGTGACGGCGCCGGGTGGCGTTTCGGTCTCGTGGGGTCAGACGCGCCACCGCTCGGCTCGATGCGGCGCTTTGCAGTGCTTTACGAATGCACCACCTCGAGGGTGGTACGGCACGAGGACGAGCCGTCGTCGACCCCGAACCCGCGCGCGCGGTAAGCTCGACCGCGATGCTCTTCCGCCAGCTCCTCGATCCACGCTCGTCGACCTACACGTACCTCCTCGCAGACGAGACCACCCGCGAAGCGGTGCTGATCGATCCCGTGTTCGAGCAACATGGGCGCGACGCCGCGCTCCTGGCGGAGCTCGAGCTGCGGCTCACGCACACCCTCGAGACGCACGTTCACGCCGACCACGTGACGTCCGCGTGGCGCTTCAAACAGCACCTCGGCAGCGCGATCGTGGTGGCCGCGGCAGGCGGCGCCGAGGGCGTGGACCTGCCCGTGCGCGACGGGGACGTGATCTCGTTCGGCGGCGAGTCGCTCACCGTACGGGCCACGCCGGGGCACACGAACGGCTGCGTGACCTACGTCTCGCGGGACCAGACGATGGCCTTCACCGGCGACGCCCTGCTCATTCGCGGGGCCGGCCGCACCGACTTCCAGCAGGGCGACGCGGCCCAGCTCTACCGCTCGGTGCAAGCGCGCATTTTCAGCCTGCCGGAGACCTGCCTCGTCTATCCGGGCCACGACTACCAAGGGCGCACCTCGTCGAGTGTGTGGGAGGAGCGGCGCCACAACCCGCGCCTCGGCGGCGCTCGCTCGCTCGAAGACTTCGTCGGGTACATGGACAACCTCGGGCTCGCCCACCCCAAGCAGCTCGACGTCGCTGTGCCCGCCAACCTGCGCTGCGGACGCCCAACGAGCGAGACCGACCTCCCCGACGCGCCCGCCTGGGCGCCCGTCGTGCGGAGCTTCGCGGGGGTGCCGCAGATCTCCGCCGAGTGGCTCGCGGAGCACCTCGCGGCCGCGCTCCTGCTCGACGTCCGCGAACCGGCGGAGTTCAGCGGCGAGCTCGGGCACCTCGCCGGCGCCGAGCTGCTGCCGCTCGGTCAGCTGCGGGGTCGCGTGGCGGAGGTGCCGAGGAGCCGACCGATCGTCACGATCTGTCGATCCGGCGGGCGCTCGGCGCAAGCGGCGCTCATCCTCGAGGGCGCGGGCTTCACCCAGGTCGCCAACCTCGACGGGGGGATGATCCGCTGGCACGGCCTCGGGTACCCCGTGGCTTGATCTGCCTGGACCCGGCGTTGCGCTGGCGCGACGGGCGCGAACCCGCCTGGCCCACCGGTTCGAAGCCGAACACGCAGTTCGACCGGGGCTGTGGGATC
The window above is part of the Myxococcales bacterium genome. Proteins encoded here:
- a CDS encoding NAD-dependent epimerase/dehydratase family protein, whose translation is MTRVLVTGATGFLGAHLVANLLERGDDVVALCRDESPRLAVAGRTATVARGDVLDAESVRRAAEGCEGVYHAAGRVSRDPGDAEALHRLHVEGTKTTLDACRAAGVRRAIVASTSGTVAVSDDEDRVSTEADEAPIGLLNRWPYYRSKLFAERAALERNSNDFEVMSVNPTLLLGPGDLRGSSTEDVRLFLERRIPAVPPGGLSYVDVRDAALGMVLAMERGRPGARYLLGASNVTLREFFARLERISGVPAPSLPLPRAPGFAKVGTSLAEKLLGRLGVSLPVDPVSFDMAQFYWYLDASLAEAELGWFPRDPIVTLTDTVRDLQERGVVWPEPNFVRKSTLGNIERLARGAFAGERDEDRP
- a CDS encoding diacylglycerol kinase family lipid kinase codes for the protein MTKPVLVVNPSSGGGKTGKTFGAMRETIERRLGPCEVRETARVGHAIELARDAALGGAALVVAVGGDGTFNEVVNGLMLAKAQGAEPELGLIAQGTGGDFRRTLGLEHRLDVYLDALSEGATRRIDVGLLTHEGDKTRYFVNILSVGMGGLVDRYVADASRALGGTAAYFGASLRALVNAKVGRVRCKVTRGGVTTERTVETLMLAICNGRYFGSSMMVAPMAELDDGVFELVALGNTSKVGFALTSKRIYDGGHMKDPSTVHMTGDTFELALENPDARAQFLIDLDGEPLGGLPITVKLVPGALALRGR
- a CDS encoding MBL fold metallo-hydrolase, which gives rise to MLFRQLLDPRSSTYTYLLADETTREAVLIDPVFEQHGRDAALLAELELRLTHTLETHVHADHVTSAWRFKQHLGSAIVVAAAGGAEGVDLPVRDGDVISFGGESLTVRATPGHTNGCVTYVSRDQTMAFTGDALLIRGAGRTDFQQGDAAQLYRSVQARIFSLPETCLVYPGHDYQGRTSSSVWEERRHNPRLGGARSLEDFVGYMDNLGLAHPKQLDVAVPANLRCGRPTSETDLPDAPAWAPVVRSFAGVPQISAEWLAEHLAAALLLDVREPAEFSGELGHLAGAELLPLGQLRGRVAEVPRSRPIVTICRSGGRSAQAALILEGAGFTQVANLDGGMIRWHGLGYPVA